The sequence GACTATCTGTTCACTCGCGAGTTCAATTGGCATCTGCTTCTCAGCGCCGGCGGCATGCCCAGTTCGCACGCCGCCCTGGTCGCCGGGCTGGCCTGGACGATGGGCCTTGAATACGGTTTCGACTCGGCGGTCTTCGCCATTGCCGCCGTCTTTTCCATGATCGTCATTTACGACGCCACCGGCGTGCGCCGCGCCGCCGGAGAACACGCCCGAGTCATCAACCGCATGATCGAAGACCTGGCCACCGGCCACCCTCTCAAAGAAGAGGAACTCAAAGAACTGCTCGGCCACACCCCGCGTCAGGTGCTGGCCGGCACCATCTTCGGCATTGTCGTCGGCTCCGCCGCCTGGTGGTGGCTCAAAAATTACACCGCCTAAAAGAAAATCCCAAATCTCAAGCGAAGCGCCCAATTCTCTAATCTCTAATCTCCAACTTCCATGTCTTCCCTACCTCCTAACTACAGCCTCGGCACTCACGCCATTCATGCTGGTGAAGAAGCCAACGCTCATCGCGCTCACGTCGGCCCCATCTACCTCTCGTCCACCTTCACCTTTCCCGATGTCGAAACCGGCGAAGCCATCATGGGCGGGAAAGAGCCGGGCTACTCATACTCGCGCACGACCAACCCCACTGTCCAACAACTGGCCGAGAAGTATGCCCTGCTTGAAGGCATTGACCTGTTGAGAGGCAAACCGGAACGCCCGCTCGAAACTGTCGTCAGGGCCACACCGTTTGCCTCCGGCATGGCCGCCATTTCCAGCGGCGTGCTGGGCCGCCTGCGCGCCGGCGAAACTCTGCTGGCCCAAAGCTCGCTCTACAACATCGCCTTCAGCCTTTTCACCGAAGTTCTGCCCCGCTTCAATGTCGAAGTTGTCTGGGTCGAAGAGGCGTCGCCCGAAAGCTGGGAGCGGGCGCTCAAAGCCCATCCCAGAACCTCGCTACTCTACATCGAAACGCCGTCCAACCCGGTCATGCGAGTGCAAGACATCGCCGCCCTCGCCGACCTGGCTCACCATCACGACGCGTGGCTGATGGCCGACAACACCTTTGCCACACCTTACTGCCAGCGCCCGCTCGACCTCGGCGCTGACCTCGTCGCCCACTCGACCACCAAATATCTTTCCGGTCACGGCACGCACTTGGGCGGCGCCCTGGTCAGCCCGCATCTCGACTTCATGACGAAGGACGTCGCCGACATGCTCAAGAACTTTGGCGGCGTCCCCAGCCCCATGGATTGCTGGCTGGGCATTCTGGGCCTGAAAACGTTCGCCCTGCGGATGGAACGACATTGCCTCAATGCGATGACGATCGCTCATTATTTGGATGGCCACCCCAAAGTCGCCGCCGTGAATTATCCGGGGCTGGACTCTCACCCCGACCAAGCCACTGCCCGCAAGCAAATGATCGGCGGCTTTGGCGGTATGATGAGCTTTGAGCTGAAGGGCGGCGCTCCGGCGGCCCGGGTCATGTTGAACGCTTTGCGTATCCCCGCCATCGCCACCAGTTTGGGAACGGTTGGCTCGCTCATTCAACTCTCGGCCACTATGAACTACGCCGCCTTCCCGCCCGAAACCCGCGCCCGCCTCAACGTCGCCGACGGCCTCATCCGCTTCTCGGTTGGCATCGAAGACGCGGCGGATATTTTGGACGATCTTGATCAAGCGTTAGCAA comes from Chloroflexota bacterium and encodes:
- a CDS encoding divergent PAP2 family protein, whose amino-acid sequence is MPQLAALFQNDPLLAAVAAWSLAQIIKVPLDYLFTREFNWHLLLSAGGMPSSHAALVAGLAWTMGLEYGFDSAVFAIAAVFSMIVIYDATGVRRAAGEHARVINRMIEDLATGHPLKEEELKELLGHTPRQVLAGTIFGIVVGSAAWWWLKNYTA
- a CDS encoding PLP-dependent transferase, producing MSSLPPNYSLGTHAIHAGEEANAHRAHVGPIYLSSTFTFPDVETGEAIMGGKEPGYSYSRTTNPTVQQLAEKYALLEGIDLLRGKPERPLETVVRATPFASGMAAISSGVLGRLRAGETLLAQSSLYNIAFSLFTEVLPRFNVEVVWVEEASPESWERALKAHPRTSLLYIETPSNPVMRVQDIAALADLAHHHDAWLMADNTFATPYCQRPLDLGADLVAHSTTKYLSGHGTHLGGALVSPHLDFMTKDVADMLKNFGGVPSPMDCWLGILGLKTFALRMERHCLNAMTIAHYLDGHPKVAAVNYPGLDSHPDQATARKQMIGGFGGMMSFELKGGAPAARVMLNALRIPAIATSLGTVGSLIQLSATMNYAAFPPETRARLNVADGLIRFSVGIEDAADILDDLDQALAKC